A DNA window from Paralichthys olivaceus isolate ysfri-2021 chromosome 11, ASM2471397v2, whole genome shotgun sequence contains the following coding sequences:
- the LOC109630058 gene encoding zona pellucida-like domain-containing protein 1, translated as MALFSLLILTSLCIVGREALSLSDCGVYARRPEYTDIAVMCGTSAIELAIQICPVVYTGYNESLLILNRIRDNVACKGMLDTSVAPPVMRFSFPIREGNACGSNFLTTSVPGTGIFSDFSNIQTVNVSGLVRSFDPTIGTITYNAELKYYYSCAYPLEYLINNTQVDVSSSTTAVKDNNGSFISTLSMALYKDDKYAEPLLMPPLGVELRTNIFVEVVASNLTSQYFVLLDRCYASVSPLPSNDTSFNLFVSCSVDQLTTMLENGDSQKARFYFPVFRFIEQQNATISTYYLHCITRLCERSTCSTFKRCSRKRRSVETTVIQDGITEPSVLTVAIRAKTDSSILPKDEALSGAQTDGKGASVGLGIAVAVLIVIGVTAILMAASFYQKLKRLS; from the exons ATGGCTTTATTCAGCTTGCTCATCCTGACCTCCCTGTGTATTGTGGGCCGAGAGGCCCTCAGCTTATCCGACTGTGGAGTTTATGCCAGAAGACCAG AATATACTGATATCGCGGTGATGTGTGGCACGTCTGCCATCGAGCTGGCTATTCAAATCTGCCCAGTGGTGTACACCGGATACAACGAGAGTTTACTGATCCTGAACCGCATCCGGGACAATGTGGCCTGCAAGGGGATGCTGGACACCTCTGTGGCACCACCTGTGATGAGATTCAGCTTCCCTATCAGAGAGGGAAACGCCTGTGGTAGTAATTTCTTG ACCACGAGTGTGCCAGGGACGGGAATCTTCTCCGACTTCTCCAACATCCAGACCGTCAATGTCAGCGGGTTGGTGCGATCCTTCGACCCAACCATCGGGACCATCACCTACAACGCAGAGCTCAAGTATTACTACTCGTGTGCTTATCCTCTGGAGTATCTCATTAACAACACCCAGGTGGATGT GTCAtcctccaccactgctgtgAAGGACAACAATGGGAGCTTCATCAGTACTCTGAGCATGGCCTTGTACAAG GATGATAAGTACGCCGAGCCCCTTCTTATGCCACCTCTGGGTGTGGAACTGAGGACAAACATCTTTGTGGAGGTTGTTGCATCCAACCTGACATCACA GTACTTTGTGCTCCTGGACCGGTGCTACGCCTCAGTGTCTCCGCTGCCCTCCAACGACACCTCCTTTAATCTGTTTGTCTC GTGCTCCGTAGATCAGCTGACCACCATGCTGGAGAACGGCGATAGCCAAAAGGCCCGCTTCTACTTCCCAGTGTTCCGCTTCATCGAGCAGCAGAACGCGACCATCTCCACCTACTATCTGCACTGCATTACCCGGCTCTGTGAGCGCAGCACCTGCAGCACCTTCAAG AGatgcagcaggaagaggaggagtgtggAGACCACGGTCATCCAGGACGGCATCACTGAGCCATCTGTGCTCACAGTGGCTATAAGGGCCAAGACAGACAGCT CCATTCTCCCCAAAGACGAGG CGCTGTCCGGTGCCCAGACCGATGGCAAGGGCGCGTCTGTGGGCCTGGGAATTGCCGTGGCCGTCCTCATTGTGATAGGGGTGACGGCCATTTTGATGGCAGCATCTTTTTATCAAAAACTAAAGCGGCTTAGCTAG